From the Rhodoferax sp. WC2427 genome, one window contains:
- a CDS encoding carbohydrate ABC transporter permease: MRPAPKLPRIPLHAAAMLAPFALAYGLFFLWPAVQTLLLSFTQSSTTATIGFVGLANYIELLGDADFWSSLLQTLYFCLLTVLPLTAMGLVAALLVERMDRGKSLVQAAFFLPYVLPVGVMTLIAGWMLHPNFGVINYVFESQNAWLSDPVWAMPMVGIATLWWTVGFNMLFFMAGLRNIPSDIYEAAGLDGARGFNLFRFITWPQLMPVTIMVVLLQLIGSLKVFSQPYIMTGGGPFNSTRVVLHYMYETGFVNDNAGYASAIAVVFMVVVLLVSLVQNWLLRGRHAN; this comes from the coding sequence ATGCGGCCCGCTCCCAAGCTCCCTCGCATCCCGCTGCACGCAGCGGCCATGCTGGCCCCGTTCGCCCTGGCCTACGGCCTGTTTTTTCTGTGGCCTGCGGTGCAGACCCTGCTGCTGAGCTTTACCCAGAGCAGCACCACCGCCACCATCGGCTTTGTTGGCTTGGCCAACTACATCGAGCTGCTTGGCGATGCCGACTTCTGGTCGTCGCTGCTGCAAACCCTGTACTTTTGCCTGCTCACCGTGCTGCCGCTCACCGCCATGGGCCTGGTGGCCGCGCTGCTGGTGGAGCGCATGGACCGGGGCAAGTCGCTGGTGCAAGCCGCCTTTTTTCTGCCCTATGTGCTGCCGGTGGGCGTGATGACGCTGATCGCCGGGTGGATGCTGCACCCCAACTTTGGCGTGATCAACTACGTGTTTGAAAGCCAGAACGCCTGGCTCAGCGACCCGGTGTGGGCCATGCCCATGGTGGGTATCGCCACGCTGTGGTGGACGGTGGGCTTCAACATGCTGTTCTTCATGGCCGGGCTGCGCAACATCCCCAGCGACATCTACGAGGCCGCCGGGCTGGACGGTGCACGGGGTTTCAACCTGTTCCGCTTTATTACCTGGCCGCAGCTGATGCCGGTGACCATCATGGTGGTGCTGCTGCAGTTGATTGGCTCGCTCAAGGTGTTCAGCCAGCCCTACATCATGACCGGCGGCGGGCCGTTCAACTCCACCCGCGTGGTGCTGCACTACATGTACGAGACCGGCTTTGTGAACGACAACGCGGGCTACGCATCGGCTATCGCGGTGGTGTTCATGGTGGTGGTGTTGCTGGTGTCGCTGGTGCAAAACTGGTTGTTGCGGGGTCGCCATGCCAATTAA
- a CDS encoding carbohydrate ABC transporter permease — protein MESESRFADWGWATAALLLTAVLAALWMAPLLWALSTSLRPEEETVLQPMRWLPQDWTLGAFTKVLSVGNLPTWMFNSIITSVAVTVLTVAISVLAAYAFSQLKFRGRDGFFLLAMVGVMFPFEALLIPLFRLMHQLGAIDTLAGIVLPQIVSPMAIYVFRGFFDAIPRDFRESAMMEGASEWQVLWHIFVPISKNILWAMAIIVFIGAWNNFLWPFIVITSPHMMTVPVGLTQIQDAFGVRYAQTMAAALLGGAPVAIAYLLFQRRVTHGFLAATGLK, from the coding sequence ATGGAAAGCGAGAGCCGCTTCGCCGACTGGGGCTGGGCCACGGCCGCCTTGCTGCTCACCGCCGTGCTGGCCGCCCTGTGGATGGCGCCGCTGCTGTGGGCGCTGAGCACCTCGCTGCGCCCCGAAGAAGAAACCGTGCTGCAGCCCATGCGCTGGCTGCCGCAAGACTGGACGCTGGGGGCCTTCACCAAGGTGCTGTCGGTGGGCAACCTGCCGACCTGGATGTTCAACAGCATCATTACCTCGGTGGCGGTCACGGTGCTGACCGTGGCCATCAGCGTGCTGGCGGCCTATGCGTTTTCGCAGCTCAAGTTCCGGGGCCGCGACGGCTTTTTCCTGCTGGCCATGGTGGGCGTGATGTTTCCGTTCGAGGCACTGCTGATCCCGCTGTTTCGGCTGATGCACCAGCTGGGCGCGATCGACACGCTGGCCGGTATCGTGCTGCCGCAGATCGTCTCGCCCATGGCCATCTATGTGTTCCGCGGCTTCTTCGATGCCATCCCGCGCGACTTCCGCGAGTCGGCCATGATGGAAGGTGCCAGCGAGTGGCAGGTGCTGTGGCACATCTTTGTGCCCATCAGCAAAAACATTCTGTGGGCCATGGCCATCATCGTGTTCATCGGCGCATGGAACAACTTTTTGTGGCCCTTCATCGTCATCACCTCGCCGCACATGATGACGGTGCCGGTGGGTCTGACGCAGATCCAGGATGCCTTCGGCGTGCGCTACGCCCAGACCATGGCGGCGGCGCTCTTGGGCGGTGCGCCGGTGGCGATTGCCTACCTGCTGTTCCAGCGGCGGGTGACGCACGGGTTTCTGGCGGCCACCGGTCTTAAATAA
- a CDS encoding ABC transporter ATP-binding protein, producing MSFLQLRGVEKFFGEHRAIKGINLDINKNEFIVFVGPSGCGKSTLLRMIAGLETTDGGTLHVDGRDITHLPSSQRELAMVFQSYALYPHMTVFDNMSFALKLAKVAPDEIKKKVEAAADKLNLTAYLKRTPKELSGGQRQRVAIGRAIVRAPKIFLFDEPLSNLDAALRGQTRVEIHKLHRALGVTTIYVTHDQVEAMTLADRVVVLRDGAIEQVGAPLELYDKPANQFVAQFIGMPSMNIVKAAQLSQFGALAGQAAGRVPKDGLIGVRPEGVKVLPVGSAGVPGKVELIEALGADTLIHVDVMGTQMISRQAERTNLQIGDPVTLEFDLNTLHCFDSAGRTVALG from the coding sequence ATGTCTTTTCTGCAACTCCGCGGTGTTGAAAAATTCTTTGGCGAGCACCGCGCCATCAAAGGTATCAATCTCGATATCAACAAGAACGAGTTCATCGTTTTCGTCGGCCCCTCCGGCTGCGGCAAGTCCACCCTGCTGCGCATGATTGCCGGGCTGGAAACCACCGACGGCGGCACCCTGCATGTCGACGGACGGGACATCACCCACCTGCCGTCCTCCCAGCGCGAGCTGGCCATGGTGTTCCAGAGCTACGCCCTGTACCCGCACATGACGGTGTTCGACAACATGTCCTTCGCCCTCAAGCTGGCCAAGGTGGCCCCGGACGAGATCAAGAAAAAGGTCGAGGCCGCCGCCGACAAGCTCAACCTCACCGCCTACCTCAAGCGCACCCCCAAAGAGCTCTCCGGCGGCCAGCGCCAGCGTGTGGCCATTGGCCGCGCCATCGTGCGGGCACCCAAGATCTTCTTGTTCGACGAACCCCTGTCCAACCTGGATGCCGCCCTGCGTGGCCAGACCCGTGTCGAAATCCACAAGCTGCACCGCGCCCTGGGTGTGACCACCATCTACGTGACCCACGACCAGGTGGAAGCCATGACCCTGGCCGACCGCGTGGTGGTGCTGCGCGACGGTGCCATCGAGCAAGTCGGCGCACCGCTGGAGCTGTACGACAAGCCCGCCAACCAGTTCGTGGCGCAGTTCATCGGCATGCCGTCGATGAACATCGTCAAGGCCGCCCAGCTGTCGCAGTTCGGCGCGCTGGCGGGCCAGGCCGCAGGCCGCGTGCCCAAGGACGGCCTGATCGGCGTGCGCCCCGAAGGCGTGAAGGTTCTGCCCGTGGGCAGTGCCGGTGTGCCCGGCAAGGTGGAGCTGATCGAAGCCCTGGGGGCCGACACCCTGATCCACGTGGACGTGATGGGCACGCAGATGATCTCCCGCCAGGCCGAGCGCACCAACCTGCAGATCGGCGACCCGGTCACGCTGGAGTTCGACCTGAACACCCTGCATTGCTTTGACAGCGCGGGCCGCACGGTCGCTTTAGGTTAA
- a CDS encoding aspartate/glutamate racemase family protein yields MRHLLVINPNTSDSVTGLLRTHILQASGPDVAVHMATARFGARYISSEASYAIAGHATLDAWAAWIADGGPMPDAVLIGCFGDPGLLALRECSPVPVTGLAEAAFFEAAQHGRFAIVTGGVAWKPMLQRLAHSLGYGDRLAHIHTVQATGAELAADPAAARTLLAAACAEAAAQPGVQAVILGGAGLAGMAAQIQHAVPVPVVDSVLAGARQAQQWRSGTPGQVQLAGAWTGLSPALMQIATI; encoded by the coding sequence ATGCGCCATCTGCTGGTCATCAACCCCAACACCAGCGACAGCGTTACCGGGCTGTTGCGCACCCACATCCTGCAGGCCAGCGGCCCCGACGTGGCGGTGCACATGGCCACGGCGCGCTTTGGTGCGCGCTACATCTCCAGCGAGGCCAGCTACGCCATCGCCGGGCACGCCACGCTGGATGCCTGGGCCGCATGGATCGCCGACGGCGGCCCCATGCCGGACGCCGTCCTGATCGGCTGCTTCGGCGACCCCGGCCTGCTGGCCCTGCGCGAATGCAGCCCGGTGCCGGTCACCGGCCTGGCCGAAGCCGCATTTTTTGAAGCTGCCCAGCATGGCCGCTTCGCCATCGTCACCGGCGGTGTCGCCTGGAAGCCCATGCTGCAACGCCTGGCCCACAGCCTGGGCTATGGCGACCGTCTGGCCCACATCCACACCGTGCAGGCCACCGGGGCCGAGTTGGCCGCCGACCCCGCCGCCGCCCGCACCCTGCTGGCCGCCGCCTGCGCAGAGGCCGCCGCCCAGCCCGGCGTGCAGGCCGTGATTTTGGGTGGCGCCGGTTTGGCGGGCATGGCCGCGCAGATCCAGCACGCCGTGCCCGTGCCGGTGGTCGACAGCGTGCTGGCCGGTGCCCGGCAGGCGCAGCAATGGCGTAGTGGCACGCCTGGCCAAGTCCAACTGGCGGGCGCGTGGACGGGCCTGTCGCCTGCGCTGATGCAGATTGCTACCATTTAA
- a CDS encoding GntR family transcriptional regulator — translation MSTAPVPALSDSDIYERIVSAILDHRLQPGTKLVEDKLGTAFGVSRTRIRPVLVRLANEQIVTMVPNRGACVAQPTEQEAREVFEARRLVEPPLLERFMAVATPADIAILSHFIAEEEAARARGDVRHAIRMSGDFHLTIAERAGQQTLGRILRELVSRTSLILMTWGPVDLPGSRAGTCGCQEHRSVLDAIRLRDVDAATRLMREHLEHLEAQVQFGTVATHSPDLIELFGHAA, via the coding sequence GTGTCCACCGCCCCCGTTCCCGCGCTCAGCGACAGCGACATTTACGAGCGCATCGTCTCCGCCATCCTGGACCACCGGCTCCAGCCTGGCACCAAGCTGGTGGAAGACAAACTTGGCACCGCTTTTGGCGTGTCGCGCACCCGCATCCGCCCGGTGCTGGTGCGCCTGGCCAACGAACAGATCGTCACCATGGTGCCCAATCGCGGTGCCTGCGTGGCCCAGCCCACCGAGCAAGAGGCGCGTGAGGTCTTCGAGGCCCGTCGCCTGGTGGAGCCGCCGCTGCTGGAGCGCTTTATGGCCGTCGCCACCCCGGCCGACATTGCCATCTTGTCGCACTTCATCGCCGAGGAAGAGGCGGCCCGCGCCAGGGGCGACGTGCGCCACGCCATCCGCATGTCGGGCGACTTCCACCTGACCATTGCCGAGCGCGCCGGGCAGCAGACCCTGGGCCGCATCCTGCGCGAACTGGTGTCGCGCACTTCGCTGATCCTGATGACCTGGGGCCCGGTGGACCTGCCTGGCAGCCGCGCCGGAACCTGTGGCTGCCAGGAACACCGCTCGGTGCTGGATGCCATCCGTCTGCGCGATGTCGATGCCGCCACCCGCTTGATGCGCGAGCACCTGGAGCACCTGGAAGCACAAGTGCAGTTCGGTACCGTAGCCACCCATTCCCCCGACCTGATCGAACTCTTCGGCCACGCCGCCTGA
- a CDS encoding ABC transporter permease yields the protein MKRAPGFVPLAIVFALFVLFMYGPMFVIFILSFQGPEGGLTFPLRGLSLHWFAKLAEGLGVVDIGAALRRSLALGLAVMACTVVFSVLAGLAFRKKLAGGNALFFIVIASLIMPSIIVSLGIGLEFRLLDGGIKWALEVLGMQDILDEYGTALGLFTSALGAHLTWTLPFGLLIMFAIFNRFNPAYEEAARDLGATPWQSFKHVVLPLIAPSVVGIGMFGFTLSWDEIARTSQAIGDVNTLPLELQGLTTTVTTPSIYAIGTVTTVVSFIVMGITLLLVKLLGQKSKGRP from the coding sequence ATGAAACGCGCACCCGGTTTTGTGCCTTTGGCGATTGTTTTCGCCCTGTTCGTGCTGTTCATGTACGGCCCGATGTTCGTCATCTTCATCCTCAGCTTCCAGGGCCCTGAGGGCGGTTTGACCTTTCCGCTGCGCGGCCTGTCGCTGCACTGGTTTGCCAAGCTGGCCGAAGGCCTGGGCGTGGTGGACATTGGCGCGGCCCTGCGCCGCTCGCTGGCCCTGGGCCTGGCGGTGATGGCCTGTACGGTGGTGTTTTCGGTGCTGGCCGGCCTGGCGTTTCGCAAGAAGCTGGCGGGGGGCAATGCGCTGTTTTTCATCGTGATTGCCAGCCTGATCATGCCGTCCATCATCGTGTCGCTGGGCATAGGCCTGGAGTTTCGCCTGCTCGACGGTGGCATCAAATGGGCGCTGGAGGTTTTGGGCATGCAGGACATCCTGGACGAATACGGCACCGCCCTGGGCCTGTTCACCTCGGCCCTGGGCGCGCACCTCACCTGGACGCTGCCGTTTGGCCTGCTGATCATGTTTGCCATCTTCAACCGCTTCAACCCGGCCTACGAGGAAGCCGCCCGCGACCTGGGCGCCACGCCCTGGCAGAGCTTCAAGCACGTGGTGCTCCCGCTGATTGCGCCCTCGGTGGTGGGCATCGGCATGTTCGGTTTCACCCTGAGCTGGGACGAAATTGCCCGCACCTCGCAGGCGATTGGCGACGTCAACACCCTGCCGCTGGAGCTGCAGGGCCTGACCACCACCGTCACCACACCGTCGATCTACGCCATCGGCACGGTGACCACTGTGGTGTCGTTTATCGTGATGGGTATCACGCTTTTGTTGGTTAAGCTCTTGGGTCAGAAATCAAAAGGCCGCCCATAG
- a CDS encoding ABC transporter permease: MSTPTASLPSPTPAPGRSLSAWWQATPLTAVFAVFFLVPLALILMVSFWDFNEYELLPGFTFKNYISIFDGCGNTTEMCVTLKTYLSTFKFCFMVWLITLVIGFAVSYFLAFHIQSQGTQTLLFVLCTIPFWTSNVIRMISWVPLLGRNGLVNQGLVGAGLVDKPIEWLLFSDFSVTLAFVHLYTMFMIVPIFNSMMRIDRSLLEAANDSGASGWQTLWNVIVPLSRTGIIIGSIFVITIVMGDFVTVGVMGGQQIASIGKIIQVQTSYLQFPLAAANAVILLAIVLMIIWALTRLVDIRKEL; this comes from the coding sequence ATGAGCACACCCACCGCCTCCCTCCCCTCGCCCACCCCCGCGCCGGGCCGCAGCCTGTCCGCCTGGTGGCAGGCCACGCCGTTGACAGCGGTGTTTGCGGTGTTCTTTTTGGTACCACTGGCGCTGATCCTCATGGTCAGCTTTTGGGACTTCAACGAGTACGAGCTGCTGCCCGGTTTCACCTTCAAAAACTACATCTCGATTTTTGACGGTTGCGGCAACACCACGGAGATGTGCGTCACCCTCAAGACGTACCTGTCCACCTTCAAATTCTGCTTCATGGTCTGGCTGATCACGCTGGTGATCGGCTTTGCGGTGTCGTACTTTCTGGCCTTCCACATCCAGTCCCAAGGCACGCAGACGCTGCTGTTTGTGCTGTGCACCATCCCGTTCTGGACTTCTAATGTGATCCGCATGATCTCGTGGGTGCCGCTGCTGGGGCGCAACGGGCTGGTCAACCAGGGGCTGGTGGGGGCCGGGCTGGTGGACAAGCCGATCGAGTGGCTGTTGTTCTCCGACTTTTCGGTCACGCTGGCCTTTGTGCACCTCTACACCATGTTCATGATCGTGCCCATCTTCAACAGCATGATGCGCATCGACCGCAGCCTGCTGGAGGCCGCCAACGACAGCGGCGCCAGCGGCTGGCAAACCCTGTGGAACGTGATCGTGCCGCTGTCGCGCACCGGCATCATCATCGGTTCCATCTTCGTCATCACCATCGTCATGGGCGACTTCGTCACCGTGGGCGTGATGGGCGGCCAACAGATCGCGTCTATTGGCAAGATCATCCAGGTGCAAACCTCGTACCTGCAATTCCCCCTGGCCGCCGCCAACGCGGTGATCCTCCTGGCCATCGTGCTGATGATCATCTGGGCGCTGACCCGGCTGGTCGATATCCGTAAGGAGTTGTGA